A section of the Stenotrophomonas sp. 364 genome encodes:
- the hemB gene encoding porphobilinogen synthase yields the protein MAHPDYRPRRMRHDEFSRRLMRENTLTTDDLIYPVFVHELAGRAPVASMPGVERLSIDELLKVAEEALELGIPVIDLFPVIDPSGKSLDAAAAWDENGLAQRAIRALKSRFPELGVMTDVALDPYTTHGQDGIIDDKGYVLNDITVAALVKQSLSHAAAGVDIISPSDMMDGRIGAIRRALDADDHVNVRIMAYSAKYASAFYGPFRDAVGSSTSLGKADKKTYQMDPANGDEAMREIALDLEEGADMVMVKPGMPYLDLVRRVKQQFGVPTFAYQVSGEYAMMKAAFANGWLDERACVLESLIGFKRAGADGVLTYFAPQVARWLRER from the coding sequence ATGGCCCACCCCGACTATCGCCCCCGCCGCATGCGCCACGACGAGTTCTCGCGCCGCCTGATGCGCGAAAACACGCTTACCACCGACGACCTGATCTACCCGGTGTTCGTGCATGAGCTGGCCGGCCGCGCGCCGGTGGCGTCGATGCCCGGCGTGGAGCGCCTGTCCATCGACGAACTGCTCAAGGTGGCCGAAGAAGCGCTGGAGCTGGGCATCCCGGTGATCGACCTGTTCCCGGTGATCGACCCGTCCGGCAAGTCGCTCGACGCGGCCGCCGCGTGGGACGAGAACGGCCTGGCGCAGCGCGCCATCCGCGCGCTGAAGTCGCGCTTCCCCGAGCTGGGGGTGATGACCGACGTGGCGTTGGACCCGTACACCACCCACGGCCAGGACGGCATCATCGACGACAAGGGCTACGTGCTCAACGACATCACCGTCGCCGCGCTGGTGAAGCAGTCGCTGTCGCACGCCGCCGCCGGCGTGGACATCATTTCGCCATCGGACATGATGGACGGCCGCATTGGCGCCATCCGCCGCGCGCTGGATGCCGATGACCACGTCAACGTGCGCATCATGGCCTACTCGGCCAAGTACGCCTCGGCGTTCTACGGCCCGTTCCGCGATGCGGTGGGCAGCTCGACCAGCCTGGGCAAGGCCGACAAGAAGACCTACCAGATGGACCCGGCCAACGGCGACGAGGCCATGCGCGAAATCGCGCTGGACCTGGAAGAGGGCGCGGACATGGTGATGGTCAAGCCGGGCATGCCATACCTGGACCTGGTGCGCCGGGTGAAGCAGCAGTTCGGCGTGCCGACCTTCGCCTACCAGGTCAGTGGCGAGTACGCGATGATGAAGGCCGCCTTCGCCAACGGCTGGCTGGACGAGCGCGCCTGCGTGCTGGAGTCGCTGATCGGTTTCAAGCGCGCCGGTGCTGATGGCGTGCTGACCTATTTCGCCCCGCAGGTGGCGCGTTGGCTGCGCGAACGCTGA
- a CDS encoding bestrophin family protein has translation MIIRPRPHGWQLLYILRGSIVPAVAPKVLAILLLAIAVAAFAEVWHPPGIERVSVAPFTLLGLVLSIFLSFRNNACFERWWEGRKLWGQLVYESRSLARLCSALLADDAPRRDRICRLGIGFAHGLAAKLRGRDAALAALPWVAEDDHARLGARLNAPDQLLAMIAADLAEPLRAGRLDPILYAQFETRLHAMSSIQAGCERILSTPLPFAYTLLLHRCAWMFCVLLPFGLASSLGWATPVVSAVLAYAFFGLDQLGEEMEEPFGLEPNDLPLDALVRTIEIDLLDSLGVDPLPAPLQPHRYLLQ, from the coding sequence ATGATCATTCGTCCCCGCCCCCACGGCTGGCAATTGCTGTACATCCTGCGCGGCTCCATCGTTCCAGCGGTGGCGCCCAAGGTGCTGGCCATCCTGTTGCTGGCCATTGCCGTGGCCGCCTTCGCCGAGGTCTGGCATCCGCCGGGCATCGAGCGCGTCTCGGTCGCGCCGTTCACCCTGCTCGGCCTGGTGCTGTCGATCTTCCTGAGCTTCCGCAACAACGCCTGCTTCGAGCGCTGGTGGGAAGGCCGCAAGCTGTGGGGCCAGCTGGTCTACGAATCGCGCAGCCTGGCCCGGCTGTGCAGCGCCCTGCTGGCCGATGACGCGCCGCGCCGCGACCGCATCTGCCGGCTCGGGATCGGGTTTGCCCATGGGCTGGCGGCCAAGCTGCGCGGGCGCGACGCCGCGCTGGCCGCGCTGCCCTGGGTGGCCGAGGACGACCACGCCCGCTTGGGCGCGCGCCTCAACGCACCCGACCAGCTGCTGGCGATGATCGCCGCCGACCTGGCCGAGCCGCTGCGTGCCGGCCGCCTCGACCCGATCCTGTACGCCCAGTTCGAAACGCGCCTGCACGCGATGTCCAGCATCCAGGCCGGCTGCGAGCGGATCCTGTCCACCCCGCTGCCGTTCGCCTACACCCTGCTGCTGCACCGCTGCGCATGGATGTTCTGCGTGCTGCTGCCGTTCGGCCTGGCCAGTTCGCTGGGCTGGGCCACCCCCGTGGTGTCGGCGGTGCTGGCCTACGCTTTCTTCGGGCTGGACCAGTTGGGCGAGGAAATGGAAGAGCCGTTCGGGCTGGAGCCCAACGACCTGCCGCTGGACGCGCTGGTGCGCACCATCGAAATCGATCTGCTCGACAGCCTCGGCGTGGACCCGCTGCCCGCGCCGCTGCAACCGCATCGTTACCTGCTGCAGTAA
- a CDS encoding DUF885 domain-containing protein, which translates to MKPLALAVALALSVPAALSAPPVHAAAPAAAKAPTSPAWVTRSNQLAQILLDAQGPFQPEETGFFGVPGYDDKVADFGPDNGARYRAAMAKARSELQAKLATERDPNVRQDLAIMIAAASQNIEGSELNEKYLLPWTDTPQTVFSGINMLLSDQVSAERRAKALDRLKAYAGLAPGTQPVTTLSRQRYEERLADKGLLQPTKIEVEQSLANVDTYITGIEQLFGKYKVAGADEALKTLATQLREYRDWTRKDVLPKARADARLPEPLYAYQLKRVGIDIAPAVLMQRAQLEFMETRSAMRQLSPLVVQAKGLKVTDPTDPVAVVRALKGDKIADDQLEHHYRGVIDAIDPIIRREKIVDVPQRPMQMRLGSAAESAASPAPHFLPAPLVGNTGQQGTFVLPLGNPAAGDKAAQYDDFNFGSAAWTLSAHEGRPGHELQFTAMVERGISLARTMFAFNSVNVEGWALYAEAEMVPYEPLDGQLIALQFRLLRAARAMLDPMLNLGLIDRANAERVLIDEVGLSKAMATQELDRYMVRMPGQAGSYFYGYTRILELRMQTELALGKRFDRLAFNNFLLDQGLLPPDQLAQAVNEVFVPKYKAPAKR; encoded by the coding sequence ATGAAGCCGCTTGCCCTTGCCGTTGCGTTGGCCCTTTCCGTCCCCGCCGCGCTGTCCGCGCCGCCCGTGCATGCTGCCGCCCCGGCCGCCGCCAAGGCGCCGACGAGCCCGGCCTGGGTCACTCGCAGCAACCAGCTGGCGCAGATCCTGCTGGATGCGCAGGGCCCGTTCCAACCGGAGGAAACCGGCTTCTTCGGCGTGCCCGGCTACGACGACAAGGTGGCCGATTTCGGCCCGGACAACGGCGCGCGCTACCGCGCGGCCATGGCCAAGGCGCGCAGCGAACTGCAGGCCAAGCTGGCCACCGAGCGCGACCCGAACGTGCGCCAGGACCTGGCGATCATGATCGCGGCAGCCAGCCAGAACATCGAAGGCAGCGAACTCAACGAGAAGTACCTGCTGCCGTGGACCGACACGCCGCAGACGGTGTTCAGCGGCATCAACATGCTGCTCTCCGACCAGGTATCGGCCGAGCGTCGCGCCAAGGCGCTGGATCGCCTGAAGGCCTACGCCGGCCTGGCCCCGGGCACCCAACCGGTGACCACGCTGTCGCGCCAGCGCTATGAAGAGCGCCTGGCCGACAAGGGTTTGCTGCAGCCGACAAAGATCGAGGTCGAGCAGTCGCTGGCCAACGTGGACACCTACATCACCGGCATCGAGCAGCTGTTCGGCAAGTACAAGGTGGCCGGCGCGGACGAGGCGCTGAAGACGCTCGCCACCCAGCTGCGCGAGTACCGCGATTGGACCCGCAAGGACGTGCTGCCCAAGGCCCGTGCCGATGCGCGCCTGCCCGAGCCGCTGTATGCCTACCAGCTCAAGCGCGTGGGCATCGACATCGCCCCGGCGGTGCTGATGCAGCGTGCGCAGCTGGAATTCATGGAAACCCGCTCGGCGATGCGCCAGCTGTCGCCGCTGGTGGTGCAGGCCAAGGGCCTGAAGGTGACCGACCCCACCGATCCGGTGGCGGTGGTGCGCGCGCTGAAGGGCGACAAGATCGCCGATGACCAGCTGGAGCACCACTACCGGGGCGTGATCGATGCGATCGACCCGATCATCCGCCGCGAGAAGATCGTCGACGTGCCGCAGCGCCCGATGCAGATGCGCCTGGGTTCGGCTGCCGAAAGCGCCGCTTCGCCGGCCCCGCACTTCCTGCCGGCGCCGCTGGTGGGCAACACTGGCCAGCAGGGCACCTTCGTACTGCCGCTGGGCAACCCGGCCGCGGGCGACAAGGCCGCGCAGTACGACGACTTCAACTTCGGTTCGGCGGCCTGGACGCTGAGCGCACATGAAGGCCGCCCCGGCCACGAGCTGCAGTTCACCGCGATGGTCGAACGCGGCATCTCGCTGGCGCGCACCATGTTCGCGTTCAACTCGGTCAACGTGGAAGGCTGGGCGCTGTATGCCGAAGCGGAGATGGTGCCGTACGAGCCGCTGGACGGGCAGCTGATCGCGCTGCAGTTCCGCCTGCTGCGCGCGGCGCGCGCCATGCTCGACCCGATGCTCAACCTGGGCCTGATCGACCGGGCCAACGCCGAGCGCGTGCTGATCGACGAGGTCGGCCTGTCCAAGGCGATGGCCACCCAGGAACTGGACCGTTACATGGTGCGCATGCCCGGCCAGGCCGGCAGCTACTTCTACGGCTATACCCGGATCCTGGAACTGCGCATGCAGACCGAACTGGCGCTGGGCAAGCGCTTCGACCGGCTGGCCTTCAACAACTTCCTGCTCGACCAGGGCCTGCTGCCACCGGACCAGCTGGCACAAGCGGTCAACGAGGTGTTCGTGCCGAAGTACAAGGCGCCTGCAAAACGCTGA
- a CDS encoding cytochrome c oxidase assembly factor Coa1 family protein, which yields MNQPPPLPGARPAGPGWWRRHWRWAMPLAVLSASAAAAAAVWLAVTQWAHWSRSSEPYQEAMRRARCSVELVAELGEPIEDGFLPTGSMNLVPGGGGHSQFLVHLNGPRGDARMFLQATRQQGEWDYPMLYVLAGQSEPIDLTALDDAEAARECALRECRERGDCPPGVML from the coding sequence ATGAACCAGCCACCCCCGCTTCCCGGGGCGCGCCCTGCCGGCCCCGGATGGTGGCGCCGGCACTGGCGCTGGGCCATGCCATTGGCGGTGCTGTCGGCCAGCGCGGCGGCGGCGGCCGCGGTGTGGCTGGCGGTCACCCAGTGGGCGCATTGGAGCCGCAGCAGCGAGCCCTACCAAGAAGCCATGCGCCGCGCGCGCTGCAGCGTGGAACTGGTGGCGGAACTGGGCGAGCCGATTGAAGATGGTTTCCTGCCCACCGGCAGCATGAATCTGGTGCCCGGTGGTGGTGGCCACAGCCAGTTCCTGGTGCACTTGAATGGCCCGCGCGGCGACGCGCGGATGTTCCTGCAGGCCACCCGCCAGCAGGGGGAGTGGGACTACCCGATGCTGTACGTGCTTGCCGGGCAGTCCGAGCCGATCGATCTGACCGCACTGGACGATGCCGAGGCGGCGCGGGAATGTGCGCTGCGCGAGTGTCGTGAGCGCGGTGACTGCCCACCCGGCGTGATGCTGTGA
- a CDS encoding S9 family peptidase, whose protein sequence is MRHLFASLALMLASTTMAHAEKLTLEAITGPLPLSGPTLMKPKVAPDGSQVSFLRGKQEDRNQLDLWSFDIASGQTRLLVDSKVVLPGTETLSDEEKARRERQRIAAMTGIVDYQWSPDAHTLLFPLGGELYLYDLSKQGTAAVRQLTHGEGFATDAKLSPKGGFVSFVRARNLWVIDLASGKQIQLTRDGSDTIGNGVAEFVADEEMDRHTGYWWAPDDSAIAFARIDERPVPVQKRYEMYADRTEMIEQRYPAAGDHNVTVTLGVIAPKTDAAPRWVDLGRDPDIYLARVDWRDPQRLTFQRQSRDQKHLELIQADLATGKQHTLVTETSRTWVPLHNSLRFLAQGGFVWSSERSGFEHLYRISEDGKTVTALTQGNWPVDKLLAVDEAAGQVYFRAGVESPRESQIYAVSLQGGTPQRLSQAPGMHSASFARNASVYVDSWSNTTTPPQISLHRADGTKIATLVENNLADPQHPYARYLEAQRPVEFGTLKAADNRTELHYSLIKPAGFDPAKRYPVAVYVYGGPASQTVTNSWPGRGDHLFNQYLAQQGYVVFSLDNRGTPRRGRDFGGALYGVQGTVEVADQLRGVAWLKQQPWVDPARIGVQGWSNGGYMTLMLLAKASDTYACGVAGAPVTDWGLYDSHYTERYMNLPGNNPKGYEEARVLAHIDGLRSRLLLIHGMADDNVLFTNSTALMSALQKRGQPFELMTYPGAKHGLSGSNALHRYRLAEDFLGRCLAP, encoded by the coding sequence ATGCGCCACCTGTTTGCCTCGCTCGCCCTCATGCTCGCTTCGACCACCATGGCCCACGCTGAAAAACTGACCCTGGAGGCCATCACCGGTCCGCTGCCGTTGTCCGGTCCGACCCTGATGAAACCCAAGGTGGCCCCGGACGGCTCGCAGGTGAGTTTCCTCCGCGGCAAGCAGGAGGACCGCAACCAGCTGGACCTGTGGAGCTTCGATATCGCCAGCGGCCAGACCCGGCTGCTGGTGGACTCCAAGGTGGTGCTGCCCGGCACCGAAACCCTCAGCGATGAAGAGAAGGCCCGCCGCGAGCGCCAGCGCATCGCCGCGATGACCGGCATTGTCGATTACCAGTGGTCGCCCGACGCGCACACCCTGCTGTTCCCGCTGGGCGGCGAGCTGTACCTGTATGACCTGTCCAAACAAGGCACGGCCGCCGTGCGCCAGCTCACCCACGGGGAGGGCTTCGCCACCGACGCCAAGCTGTCGCCGAAGGGCGGCTTTGTCAGCTTCGTGCGTGCGCGCAACCTGTGGGTGATCGACCTGGCCAGCGGCAAGCAGATCCAGCTGACCCGCGATGGCAGCGACACCATCGGCAACGGCGTGGCCGAGTTCGTCGCCGATGAGGAGATGGACCGACACACCGGGTACTGGTGGGCCCCGGACGATTCGGCGATCGCCTTCGCGCGTATTGACGAACGCCCGGTGCCGGTGCAGAAGCGCTACGAAATGTACGCCGACCGCACCGAAATGATCGAACAGCGCTACCCCGCTGCCGGCGACCACAACGTCACCGTGACGCTGGGGGTGATCGCCCCCAAGACCGATGCCGCGCCGCGCTGGGTCGACCTGGGCCGCGACCCGGACATCTACCTGGCACGCGTGGACTGGCGCGACCCGCAACGGCTGACCTTCCAGCGGCAGTCGCGCGACCAGAAGCATCTCGAGTTGATCCAGGCCGACCTGGCCACCGGCAAGCAGCACACGTTGGTCACCGAAACCTCCAGGACCTGGGTGCCGCTGCACAACAGCCTGCGTTTCCTGGCGCAGGGCGGTTTCGTATGGTCGTCCGAGCGCAGTGGCTTTGAACACCTGTACCGCATCTCCGAGGACGGCAAGACCGTTACCGCGCTCACCCAGGGCAACTGGCCGGTGGACAAACTGCTGGCAGTGGACGAAGCGGCCGGCCAGGTCTACTTCCGCGCCGGGGTCGAGTCGCCGCGCGAAAGCCAGATCTACGCGGTGTCGCTGCAGGGCGGCACGCCGCAGCGCCTGTCCCAGGCACCGGGCATGCACAGCGCCAGCTTCGCGCGCAATGCCAGTGTGTACGTGGACAGCTGGTCCAACACCACCACTCCGCCGCAGATTTCGCTGCACCGTGCCGATGGCACGAAGATCGCCACGCTGGTGGAGAACAACCTGGCCGATCCGCAGCACCCGTATGCGCGTTACCTGGAGGCCCAGCGCCCGGTCGAGTTCGGCACCCTGAAGGCCGCCGACAACCGCACCGAACTGCACTATAGCCTGATCAAGCCGGCCGGTTTCGACCCGGCCAAGCGCTACCCGGTGGCGGTGTACGTGTACGGCGGGCCCGCCAGCCAGACCGTCACCAACAGCTGGCCCGGCCGCGGCGACCACCTGTTCAACCAGTACCTGGCCCAGCAGGGCTATGTGGTGTTCTCGCTGGACAATCGCGGCACCCCGCGTCGCGGCCGCGATTTCGGCGGCGCGCTGTATGGCGTGCAGGGCACGGTGGAAGTGGCCGACCAGCTGCGCGGCGTGGCCTGGCTGAAGCAGCAGCCGTGGGTGGACCCGGCGCGCATCGGCGTGCAGGGCTGGTCCAACGGCGGCTACATGACCCTGATGCTGCTGGCCAAGGCATCGGACACCTATGCCTGCGGCGTGGCCGGCGCGCCGGTCACCGATTGGGGCCTGTACGACAGCCATTACACCGAGCGCTACATGAACCTGCCGGGCAACAACCCCAAGGGCTATGAAGAAGCGCGTGTGCTGGCCCATATCGACGGCCTGCGCTCGCGCCTGCTGCTGATCCACGGCATGGCCGACGACAACGTGCTGTTCACCAATTCCACCGCGCTGATGAGCGCGTTGCAGAAGCGTGGGCAGCCGTTCGAACTGATGACCTACCCGGGCGCCAAGCACGGTCTGTCGGGCAGCAACGCGTTGCACCGCTACCGCCTGGCCGAGGATTTCCTGGGGCGCTGCCTGGCACCGTAA
- a CDS encoding glutathione S-transferase N-terminal domain-containing protein → MIDLYYWPTPNGHKVTLLLEELGLPYQIKPVNIGAGDQFKPEFLAISPNNKMPALVDHQPADGGAPQSVFESGAILLYLAEKTGRFLPADSRGRVAVLEWLFWQMAGLGPMSGQMGHFNVYAPEQIPYAIERYNNEVRRLHGVMDKRLADSAYLGGAEYSIADMASYPWIGAYDKLPVDFAAFPHLKRWHDAIAARPATQRAYALRQQVNPDAGKPLSEDERKHLFGQR, encoded by the coding sequence ATGATCGATCTGTATTACTGGCCCACCCCCAACGGCCACAAAGTCACGCTGCTGCTGGAAGAGCTGGGCCTGCCGTACCAGATCAAGCCGGTCAACATCGGCGCCGGCGACCAGTTCAAGCCGGAATTCCTGGCCATCTCGCCCAACAACAAGATGCCCGCGCTGGTCGACCACCAGCCTGCCGATGGCGGCGCGCCGCAGAGCGTGTTCGAGTCCGGTGCGATCCTGCTGTACCTGGCCGAGAAAACCGGTCGCTTCCTGCCCGCCGATAGCCGGGGCCGCGTGGCCGTGCTGGAGTGGCTGTTCTGGCAGATGGCCGGGCTGGGCCCGATGAGCGGGCAGATGGGCCATTTCAATGTGTACGCGCCCGAGCAGATTCCCTACGCCATCGAGCGCTACAACAACGAAGTGCGCCGCCTGCACGGGGTGATGGACAAGCGCCTGGCCGACAGCGCCTACCTGGGCGGCGCGGAGTACAGCATCGCCGACATGGCCAGCTACCCCTGGATTGGCGCGTACGACAAGCTGCCCGTGGACTTTGCCGCCTTCCCGCACCTCAAGCGCTGGCATGACGCGATCGCCGCCCGCCCGGCCACCCAGCGCGCCTATGCGCTGCGCCAGCAGGTGAACCCCGACGCCGGCAAGCCGCTCAGTGAGGACGAGCGCAAGCACCTGTTCGGCCAGCGCTGA
- a CDS encoding TIGR00645 family protein codes for MSPTPRPISPLSSLIFASRWLQLPLYLGLILAQCVYVFLFGKELWHLLHKANAMGEQEIMLLVLGLIDVVMISNLLVMVIVGGYETFVSRLRLENHPDQPEWLSHVNASVLKVKLALSIIGISSIHLLKTFIASGTLDALPLCDSEAYLNAVAATGQIIKCASMTSTGVMWQTVIHCAFILSAIGIAYTDKLMSGGPSKTLSH; via the coding sequence ATGAGCCCCACTCCCCGGCCCATCAGCCCCCTGTCCTCCCTGATCTTCGCCTCGCGCTGGCTGCAGCTGCCGCTGTACCTGGGCCTGATCCTGGCCCAATGCGTCTACGTGTTCCTGTTCGGCAAGGAGCTGTGGCACCTGCTGCACAAGGCCAATGCCATGGGCGAGCAGGAAATCATGCTGCTGGTGCTGGGCCTGATCGACGTGGTGATGATCTCCAACCTGTTGGTGATGGTGATCGTGGGCGGCTATGAAACCTTCGTCTCGCGTCTGCGCCTGGAGAACCACCCCGACCAGCCGGAGTGGCTCAGCCACGTCAATGCCAGCGTGCTCAAGGTGAAGCTGGCGCTGTCGATCATCGGCATCTCCTCGATCCACCTGCTCAAGACCTTCATCGCCTCGGGCACCCTGGACGCCCTGCCGCTGTGCGACAGCGAGGCCTACCTGAATGCCGTGGCGGCGACCGGCCAGATCATCAAGTGCGCCAGCATGACGTCCACCGGCGTGATGTGGCAGACCGTCATCCATTGCGCCTTCATCCTGTCGGCCATCGGCATTGCCTACACCGACAAGCTGATGAGCGGCGGGCCCAGCAAGACCCTGTCGCACTGA
- a CDS encoding energy transducer TonB: MSHVNTIASLRLLAPLALLVALAACSGKDEPAPAAPVAAPTATPAAAPAVSAKVQSMGTEELRDLASKALRENRMYAPAGDNAIEYYLALRDKTPDDASVKSALTDLLPYTLIAAEQSLGREDFAESQRLVALIEKVDATAPALPRLKQGITGGMQTALKRTQEETDKVKKDAENRTKQLADQQRLAQQQAAEAEAARTIAAQQDAARRDGERQDAERQASARREAEQRQQTAAAQQAAAARQAAAPAAAAPSLRPVSTPAPRYPAEALRSGTSGEVLVEITVGTDGSVTNARVLRATPSRVFDREALNAVKRWKFEPVGAPVTTRRTLAFAPGG; encoded by the coding sequence ATGTCGCACGTCAACACGATTGCCTCGCTGCGCCTGCTGGCGCCATTGGCCCTGCTGGTCGCCCTGGCCGCCTGCTCGGGCAAAGACGAACCGGCACCGGCCGCACCGGTCGCCGCACCCACTGCCACCCCGGCCGCGGCGCCTGCCGTGTCGGCCAAGGTGCAGTCGATGGGCACCGAGGAACTGCGCGACCTGGCCAGCAAGGCCCTGCGCGAGAACCGCATGTACGCCCCGGCGGGCGACAACGCCATCGAGTACTACCTGGCGCTGCGCGACAAGACCCCGGACGACGCCTCGGTCAAGAGCGCGCTCACCGACCTGCTGCCCTACACCCTGATCGCCGCCGAGCAGAGCCTGGGCCGCGAGGACTTCGCCGAATCGCAGCGGCTGGTCGCGCTGATCGAGAAGGTCGACGCCACCGCACCGGCCCTGCCGCGCCTGAAGCAAGGCATCACCGGCGGCATGCAGACCGCCCTCAAGCGCACCCAGGAAGAGACCGACAAGGTCAAGAAGGACGCCGAGAACCGCACCAAGCAGCTGGCCGACCAGCAGCGCCTGGCCCAGCAGCAGGCAGCCGAAGCCGAAGCGGCGCGCACCATTGCCGCCCAGCAGGATGCCGCCCGCCGCGACGGCGAGCGCCAGGATGCCGAACGCCAGGCCAGCGCCCGCCGCGAGGCCGAGCAGCGCCAGCAGACCGCCGCCGCCCAGCAGGCCGCCGCGGCCCGCCAGGCCGCCGCCCCGGCAGCGGCGGCACCGAGCCTGCGCCCGGTCAGCACCCCGGCCCCGCGCTACCCGGCCGAAGCACTGCGTTCGGGTACGTCCGGCGAAGTGCTGGTGGAGATCACCGTCGGCACCGACGGTTCGGTCACCAACGCCCGCGTGCTGCGCGCCACGCCGTCGCGCGTATTCGATCGCGAGGCGCTCAACGCGGTCAAGCGCTGGAAGTTTGAGCCGGTGGGTGCGCCGGTGACCACGCGGCGTACGCTGGCGTTCGCGCCGGGCGGTTGA
- a CDS encoding DUF6708 domain-containing protein yields the protein MLTGWQPPFKVERDLTKEECDGELKHDASIEVSADDAISLVRFNSVFIEYVDRTFKIKGMTATLVSLTLSCLTVFGVSALIFKASGMRGGLADSVFSVSSVALAGTGMIALIWFLYLRKDVFSYTHYPVRFNRITRKIYFFRHNGPGGVVVVPWGSPFAFFHIGRGGQDPQLRDLRCHLLDRNHQVQQTFTIGHFWDHDQDIREEWALICRYMQEGPETCFDDPLDRVITLSTLPTFRNHWMLVCLMMGTALFPLRYTLMLPVYSALTLSRWLTFKTCKAPVFPPEIEAECAIAPDDPHALPEPRFMAEFASDPAIYARARQRHLDRQLWR from the coding sequence ATGCTGACAGGCTGGCAGCCCCCGTTCAAAGTTGAGCGCGATCTCACTAAGGAAGAATGTGACGGTGAACTGAAGCATGACGCCTCAATCGAAGTTTCGGCGGATGACGCGATAAGCCTCGTTCGCTTCAACTCAGTATTCATTGAGTACGTAGATAGGACATTCAAGATCAAGGGAATGACTGCGACGTTGGTATCGCTAACGCTCTCCTGCTTGACAGTGTTTGGGGTATCGGCACTGATCTTCAAGGCATCCGGGATGCGTGGCGGGCTCGCAGACAGTGTGTTTTCTGTCTCCTCCGTCGCACTTGCTGGAACGGGCATGATCGCACTGATCTGGTTCCTCTACCTACGCAAGGACGTGTTTAGTTACACCCATTATCCCGTCCGCTTCAACCGCATCACCCGCAAGATCTACTTCTTCCGTCACAACGGCCCGGGTGGCGTCGTGGTCGTGCCATGGGGGTCGCCCTTCGCCTTCTTCCACATAGGCCGTGGCGGCCAGGACCCCCAGCTGCGCGACCTCCGCTGCCACCTGCTTGATCGCAACCATCAAGTGCAGCAGACCTTCACCATCGGCCACTTCTGGGATCACGACCAGGACATCCGGGAAGAATGGGCGTTGATCTGTCGGTACATGCAGGAGGGTCCGGAAACGTGCTTCGACGATCCGTTGGATCGCGTCATTACGCTCTCCACACTGCCCACCTTCCGCAACCACTGGATGCTGGTGTGTCTGATGATGGGCACCGCGCTCTTCCCGCTGCGCTACACGTTGATGTTGCCGGTCTACAGCGCGTTGACGCTCAGCCGTTGGCTGACCTTCAAGACCTGCAAGGCCCCGGTCTTCCCGCCGGAGATCGAAGCCGAATGCGCCATTGCGCCCGATGATCCCCACGCGCTGCCGGAACCCCGCTTCATGGCCGAGTTCGCCAGTGATCCGGCCATCTATGCACGGGCACGCCAGCGCCACCTGGATCGCCAACTCTGGCGGTAG
- a CDS encoding DUF4123 domain-containing protein, whose product MDLDTHVNAPIDMGHRTFLAQTHAIIDPTQVAAACFADLSCEPLEPVELSGYLRQPPLLVALDAMSRDRRLEVLDRAELHLRERGRPLFCTLLACNEAAHLRGHLRHLMGLWRPGKGRVWFRVHDPRVFRHLRWLLTPAQMAEVMGPVHAWTWHEPLGGT is encoded by the coding sequence ATGGACCTGGACACGCACGTCAACGCGCCTATCGACATGGGCCATCGCACCTTCCTTGCGCAGACCCACGCCATCATCGACCCCACCCAGGTGGCCGCCGCCTGCTTTGCCGATCTCTCCTGCGAGCCGCTGGAGCCGGTGGAACTGAGTGGGTATCTGCGCCAGCCGCCGCTGCTGGTGGCGCTGGATGCAATGTCCCGGGATCGGCGGCTGGAGGTGCTGGATCGTGCCGAGCTGCACCTGCGCGAACGCGGACGCCCCTTGTTCTGCACGTTGCTGGCCTGCAACGAGGCAGCGCACCTGCGAGGTCACCTGCGGCATCTGATGGGCTTGTGGCGGCCCGGCAAGGGCCGCGTATGGTTTCGCGTGCACGATCCCCGCGTATTCCGCCACCTCCGCTGGTTGTTGACTCCGGCGCAGATGGCCGAGGTAATGGGCCCGGTGCACGCGTGGACCTGGCACGAGCCGCTCGGCGGCACCTGA